In a genomic window of Calderihabitans maritimus:
- the cas7i gene encoding type I-B CRISPR-associated protein Cas7/Cst2/DevR has protein sequence MEVKTKGITATVVFESSAVNRDEKLGENITSIKKLSRFNGTYSFMSRAFIRHHMFSTLNKLFEWKPAPVKMDQSVIQFSFPDANIVFYPELDLFGFMSTSPYSVTRKAPLGITKAISLEPWQGDMAFYANHDMVSRARRQGDESNPNPFSKEEHHSYYKVSFTLDLTRLGLHDLYFTKLPEELKKWVDNFSEVTVEDVSDRSIWKEKVEGLKWHKIENNGGLLGFVGIKEEKQVTLVRFLLSYGEYRKRIEQVLTVIKDGLTIHSSTEDYGMVPVFIAVAALKVPVPVFNSAVTIKDGGIDVVPVNKAVENSYIIKSWYWNNHTLPLIGTLNDKLNKWTGVKEIIETVGLKTED, from the coding sequence ATGGAAGTCAAGACTAAGGGCATTACAGCAACTGTTGTTTTTGAGAGTTCTGCAGTTAACAGAGACGAAAAGCTGGGCGAAAATATTACTTCAATAAAGAAACTATCCCGTTTTAATGGAACATACTCCTTTATGAGCAGAGCCTTTATACGGCATCACATGTTCAGCACTTTAAACAAGCTTTTTGAATGGAAACCCGCGCCGGTTAAGATGGACCAAAGTGTCATTCAGTTTTCCTTCCCTGATGCTAATATTGTTTTTTATCCTGAACTTGACTTATTCGGTTTTATGAGCACTAGCCCGTATTCGGTTACCCGAAAAGCACCCCTCGGTATCACCAAAGCCATTTCCCTTGAACCATGGCAGGGTGATATGGCATTTTATGCCAATCATGACATGGTAAGTCGTGCCCGGCGGCAGGGAGATGAATCCAACCCTAATCCCTTTTCTAAAGAAGAGCACCATTCATATTACAAGGTTTCCTTTACTCTGGACCTAACACGTCTGGGCTTGCACGATTTGTATTTTACGAAACTTCCAGAAGAACTGAAAAAATGGGTTGATAATTTTTCAGAAGTCACGGTTGAAGATGTGAGTGATAGGAGTATATGGAAGGAAAAGGTAGAAGGTCTTAAATGGCATAAAATTGAAAATAATGGAGGGCTTCTGGGGTTTGTGGGAATAAAAGAAGAAAAGCAGGTTACTTTAGTTCGCTTTCTCCTGTCTTATGGAGAATACAGAAAGCGCATCGAACAGGTTTTAACAGTAATAAAAGACGGTCTAACCATACATTCCAGTACGGAAGATTACGGCATGGTGCCTGTGTTTATTGCTGTAGCGGCTCTCAAAGTTCCGGTTCCGGTTTTCAATTCAGCCGTAACAATCAAAGACGGGGGTATCGATGTCGTGCCTGTAAACAAAGCCGTCGAGAATAGTTACATCATTAAGAGCTGGTATTGGAATAATCATACACTCCCGCTTATCGGAACATTAAATGATAAATTAAACAAATGGACTGGGGTTAAGGAAATTATTGAAACCGTTGGCTTAAAAACCGAAGACTAA